In Cryptomeria japonica chromosome 10, Sugi_1.0, whole genome shotgun sequence, a genomic segment contains:
- the LOC131859184 gene encoding uncharacterized protein LOC131859184 yields MSNKEDTLRWCGSKSGQYSFKIGYGILENLAARVDYPTKLLWSSPILSKAGAFSWLVLRKRILTRERLCRLGFLGPFRCTMCKSAEETLDHLLLQCEEAQKVRKFLLVWEICKERNRRIFQDKSKSEEKLCARVEREIAEAVSVAARNHNLTKHSFTNEERDIQANWPMIHCQPINGSSGVDPVLSVEKVKWEPPSKQWIKINFDGASKENLGTLSVGVVARDDN; encoded by the exons ATGTCGAACAAGGAAGATACACTCAGATGGTGTGGATCAAAATCTGGGCAGTATTCGTTCAAAATTGGCTATGGCATTTTAGAAAATTTGGCAGCAAGGGTGGACTATCCAACTAAACTGTTGTGGAGTTCTCCTATCCTCTCGAAAGCAGGAGCTTTCTCATGGCTGGTTTTAAGAAAGAGAATCCTAACTAGAGAAAGACTGTGCAGATTAGGCTTCCTGGGCCCATTTAGGTGCACAATGTGTAAGAGTGCAGAAGAAACTCTGGATCATCTATTACTCCAATGTGAGGAGGCACAGAAGGTACGGAAATTCCTTCTTG TATGGGAAATTTGTAAGGAGCGAAATAGGAGAATTTTCCAAGATAAATCAAAATCTGAGGAGAAGTTGTGTGCAAGGGTGGAAAGGGAAATAGCTGAAGCGGTATCTGTGGCAGCCAGGAATCATAAtttaacaaaacattcattcacaaatgaagaaagagatatcCAAGCAAATTGGCCTATGATCCATTGCCAACCTATTAATGGGTCTTCAGGGGTTGATCCAGTTCTTTCTGTAGAGAAGGTTAAATGGGAACCACCGAGCAAACAGTGGATAAAGATCAATTTCGATGGAGCATCAAAAGAAAACCTAGGAACCTTAAGTGTGGGTGTGGTGGCAAGAGACGACAATTGA